Sequence from the Janthinobacterium lividum genome:
GGTGACTTGCAGCGCGTCCAGGCGCAGCGGCTGGTGGTCGATCTCGAACAGGCCGTCGGACACGGCTGCGTCCACCGTCACCCAGGCGTCCTTGCTTTCCACCATCGTGCTCGATGGCACCATCCAGCCGCGGTGGGCGTGGGCGTTCATGGCCAGGCCGGCCAGGGCCAGGGCGATCAGGGATTGGTTGAATCGATTGAACATGATGTGCGCCTTATGGTTTGAGTTGGACGACGACATTGCCGAGTTCTTCCTTGCCTTTGGCAGGCACGGACTGGGCCGACTTCAGCGGCCACTGGAACGGCACGCGCACCAGTTCGCGTCCACCCGCTTCGCGCGCCGCTTCCACCACCACCTGGTATTCGCCGGCCGGCAGCTTGTCGAGCAAGGCCTTGGCACCGGGGAAAGTCAGGGTATGTTCGCCCGGCGCACGCGTGGCGCCGCTGACGCCGTCAACGGGCATGGCCAGGTCACGGCCGCTCTTGCGCCACCATTGACGCATGTCCTTCAGCCATTTTTCGCCGGCCTTGTCCTTCTTTTTCACGTCATACAGCACCGTCAGATTGCCGACGACCTTTTGATCGGCCGTTTCCAGCCATGCCGCCACGTAGGGACGGTGGTACTCCGCCACGTTCAGTTGCGGGATTTCAATCTTGAGGGCCAGGTCGGCCGCCATCGCCGAAGTGCCGATCAGGGGAAGGCCAAGCGCCAGGGAGTAGCGTAATTTCATGGTGTGCCTGTAAAAAGGAAAAATAAAAACGATCAGTGAATAAACAGCAAGGCGATCGCGCAAGGTATCAAGATACCGAGACCAACCATCGGCCAGGTAAATGGCCGGTTGGCCGCGTGGAACTTCAAAATCAATAGCCCCGTCAGGCAAAACACGATGCAGGCGCCGGCAAAGATGTCGATGAACCAACTCCAGGCCACGCCCGTGTTGCGGCCCTTGTGGACATCGTTGAGCCAAGATACCCAGCCCCGGTCCGTCAATTCATATTCGGCGGCCCCGTCTTCCAGGCCGATGCGCACCCAGGCATCGCCGCCCGCCTTGGGCAGCGGCAAATACACTTCGTCGAGCGACCATTCCGCGGGACGGCCGCCCGCATTGAGCGACCATTGCTGCTTGAGCCAGGCTTCGGCGGCGGCCGGCATGGGCGCATTGGCGCCATCGTGCTTGGCGGCATACGCGGCCAGTTGCGTGACGAGGGGTGCCGGCAACGCCGCCTTCTGGCGCGTGATCGCCGGCTTGGATTCGATCTGGCCTGCATGGTTCAGGGTGATGCCGGTGATGGCGAACAAAAACATGCCCAGCAGGCAAAGCGCTGAGCTGATCCAGTGCCATTGATGCAAGTTCTTCAGCCAGACGGCGCGGCTGGCGTTGTTCTTGGCCTTGTCTGCGGCGCCCGCATTAGCCATCGAGCGCTCCCGGCAAGGAGCGGGCCAGGTGGCGCGACAAGTCAGTGTGCTTCATTCCCATCCTTCAATCAAAGTTCATGCCTACATTTTCAAACAAATGATAATGATTATCATTTATTAAGTCAATACATGGGGCGCCCCGCCGGGCCAGCGTTTTGTAACAGCTTTGAAACATGCACAACACGACAGGGCCATGCGCGCCGCTACGTAAGCTGCCGTACAGAGCCGCGAGCCATGCCCGCCTATGCTGTTGTTCAGGACAATCAAACAGGAGCACAACATGCAAGCGTATTCCAGCGAACAACTGGCCAGCATCGCGGCCAAGATCAAGGATGTCAAATTCGGCATGCTGACCACCAGCGACGACATGCGCACCCTCACCAGCCGGCCGCTGACGCAGCAGCAGGTCGACAAGGAAGGGCAAATCTGGTTCTTTGTCTCGGATGAGGCCGCCTACACGCGCGACTTGCTGAACAATCCACAAGTCAATGTCAGCTTTGTCGACACGGGCGACAGCCTGTATGTATCCGTCTGCGGCCACGCGCAGCTGCTGAAGGACCGCGCCAAGGCGGAGGAATTGTGGAACCCGCTGGTCAAAGCCTGGTTCCCGGGCGGACTCGACGATCCGAAGCTGTCGCTGATCAAGGTGACGATCCAGTCGGCAGAATACTGGGATAGCAGCGCCAGCAAGATGATGCAATTCTATGAAATGGCCAAGGCCGCCATTACGGGCGAGCCGCCGAAGGACTTGGGCGAACACGGCAGGGTCGATCTGTAGCCGAGTCGCCAATGTTACCCGCGCCGGCAAGCAGCCGGCGTTACTCCCCGTATGGTGAAATGGCCAGCCGGCGTGCGCGAACACGTCCAACGGCTGGCCCTGCGGGGATTACCAGACAGTCAAGAAGGGAAGCTCAGACGCCGGTACTGCCCGTGGTATCCGGCCCATCGTCGGCACTCTGCCTGCTCTGCCCGGCGGAACCGGACTGGTGATGGGGCAAGCGGTCGGCGCGCCGCACTTCGCCGATGGAAAACAGATCGTCGCCGATATCGAGACCTTGCTCGCTATCGACCAGCACAAAGTTTTCAGCCGAGTCGGCCGTGCTTTGCTTGCTGCCCGCCGTGGATGGCGTGCCGCCCTGGCTATTGCCCGGTTGCGGCGTATTCGAGTTGCCCATTATCTTCTCCCTGATCATCGATGCGGTTGACTGCGAGGTGATTGCCAGGTGATCGCACATTGCCGGCGCAGCTCATTCATCATAGTCCATGCCTGCTGCATTGCATCAAAATTTTGCGGCTGCCGGACAGATGCGGCCATGGCCAGCGGCGTGCCTGCCTGCCGCTGGCCATGATCACTTGCTACTGCTCATGACTACTACTTGCACTACTGCTTGTTGCGCGACCCCGAGCTCGATCCCGAACCGCCGCTTTGCTTGTTGCCACTGTCGCGGTTGCCTTCCTGGTTCATGCTGGCATTGTCGCGCGAGCCGCTGGAGCTGGTTGCGCTTTGCCGGCTGGCATCGTTCTTGTGACTTTGGCTGCCTGCGCGGCGGGCCTCTTCCGAGGTGAATTCATGCGCCGTGCCTTTTTCATGCGCGGCACGCCCACCTTCGCTGGCGATTTCGCGCTGCTGGGCGGGGTCCATGGAAGCGAAGCCCCGTTTGCTGGTATCGCTTTGCTTGTTGCCGCCGCTGCTACTGCTACTGGTTTTACTACCTTGCTGTTTATTGTCGCTCGATGTGGCCATGATGATCTCCTTGATCGATGGAATCAGAAACAGTGCAAACCATGCAATTCTTCCCCCTCGCATGGCAAGGGAACAGTCATCTTAGTGCGCACATGGGGCACAAGAAATAGGAGGATGGCAAGAGCGTATGTAGGATGTATCCCGCCTACGGTAACGCAGTTACTTTCAGTTTTCCACCAAAAGTACCAGACACTCAGCAGTTAGCGGGTAGTGCGAAAATCGCCGCGTCGGCCGTCACGTAGACGCGCTCGCCAGCGGCTGGCCGCACCGCATGGCCGCCCGTGAATGCGCCAAACGAGGGCAGGATGGCGCGATGCTGGCCCAGCAGGAAACACGGCAGGCGCAAGCCGCCCCTTTCAGCGCGCAAGTGAAACACGGGATGCACGTGGCCGGCCAGCACATAACCGGGCGCGGCGGTGTCCGGGTGATGGCAGAACGACAGATTGCCCACCTGATGCGGCTCATCGACCATGCTGATCCCCAGCGCGGCGGCCGGGTCGCCCGCATGCGCATCGTGGTTGCCGCGCACCACCGTCAATCGCACGTCCGGATGGCGCGCGCGCCAGGCCAGCATGGCGGCCACGGTGGCGGCCCCATGCGCGGCGCGCGCGTGCAAAAAATCGCCGAGAAAGACGATTTCCTCGCAAGCGTAACTGGCCAGCAAGACGTCGAGCGCCAACAGGTTTTGCGTGGTGGTGCCGCGCGGCACGGGCACACCCAGCGCGCGAAACGCGGCCGCCTTGCCGAAATGGATGTCGGCGATGACCAGCATCCTGCGCGCGGGCCAATACACGGCCTTGTGCGCCAGCAGCCACAGGATCTCGCCGGCCAGTTCCACCACGCAGTGCGCTTGCTGCGGGCCGCTCATGCGGCCGCCTTTTCCAGCGCGCTGACCAGGCGCGCCACCCGGTCCGACAGCTTTTCCGTCGTCAACTGTTCGCGGAAGCGCTCGACCATCAGGCCGAAGGCAAACGGCGATGCCCGCTCCAGCGCTTGCAGGGAAATCTGCCGGCCGTGCAGCTCGCGCAAGGTGGCGCGCAAGCGCGTCAATTCCAGTTCCTGTTCCAGCACTTCGCGCTGCGCCTGCGTGAGCAGCAAATTGGCCGCGTCGTGCTTGCGGAACACTTCAAAGAAGAGCGAGGAAGACGCCTGCAGCTGGCGCGCGCTTTTCGGCTGGCCCGGATAACCCTGGAACACGAGGCCGGCGATGCGGGCGATTTCGCGGAAGCGCCGCTGCGACAATTCCGTCGCGTTCAGGCTGGCCAGCACGTCTTCCAGCAGATTGTCCGTGCTGAACAGGGCAATATCGGCGCCGCTGGCGGCCGTCAACAGCGGCGCATAATCGATGTCGTCCGCGCCCAGCAATTCAAAGCCGTAATCGTTGACGGCAATCGACAAGGTCGCCGGCTGCACGCGCGCGATGCGGTACGCCAGCAGCGACGCCAGGCCCAGGTGCACCGAGCGGCCCGCAAACGGATACACGAACAGGTGCTGGCCTTCGCGGCTGGACAAGGTTTCAAGCAAGAGGCTGGCGCGCGTGGGCAAACTCGACCATGCCTGCTGGATGGCCAGCAGCGGCGCCAGCGCGCGCATTTCCGGCCCGCTGGCCTTCCCTTCTTGCGCCAGCTGCAACTGGTCCAGCACGGCATGCGCGAGTTCCGACGACAGCGGCATCTTGCCGCCCTGCCAGCGCGGCACGGCGCCGCGGCTGCCTGTTGCGCGCCGCACGTAGGCCGTCATCTCGTGCACGCGCACGAATTCCAGGATGCGCCCGCCAAACAAAAAATGGTCGCCCTGCTTCAGGCGCGCGATGAACGATTCCTCGATGCTGCCGATGCGCGCGCCACCGAGAAACTTGACCTGGATCGCCGCCTCCGACACGATGGTGCCGATGCTCATGCGGTGGCGCCGCGCCAGGGCCACGTCCGGCACGCGGTACACGCCCTCATCGTCCGGCAGCACTCGCCGGTATTCCGGATACACGGTCAGGCTTTGCCCGCCGCGCGCAACGAAGTCGAGCGCCCATTGCCACTCGTCCAGGGTCAGGTGGCGATACGACCAGGCGGCGCGCACTTCCTCATACAATTGGGCCGACTGGAAGCCGCCGCCCAGGGCGATCGTCACCAGGTGCTGCACCAGCACATCGAGCGGCTTGTCCGGCACGGGCCGCGCTTCCAGGTGGCCCTGCGCCAGGGCAGCGCGGGCAGCAGCCGCTTCCAGCAATTCCAGGCTGTTGGTGGGTACCAAGGTGACGCGCGAGATGCGTCCCGGCGCGTGGCCGCTGCGCCCGGCCCGCTGTACCAGGCGCGCGATGCCTTTCGCGCTGCCCACCTGCAAGACCCGCTCGACGGGCAGGAAGTCGACGCCCAGGTCCAGGCTGGACGTGCACACGACGACTTTCAGTTCGCCCGTTTTCAAGTGCTGTTCGACCCACTCGCGCACTTCACGGTCCAGCGAACCGTGGTGCAGGGCGATCAGGCCCGCCCAGTCGGGCCGCGCATCGAGCAAATGCTGGTACCACAGCTCGGCCTGCGAACGCGTGTTGGTGAATACCAGGGTGGTGGCGCTGCCCTCGATCTCGGCGATCAGGGGCTGCAGCATCTGGATGCCCAGGTGGCCGCCCCAGGGAAAGCGCGTGGGGTTGACGGGGATCAGGCTGTCGACGAGGATGCGCTTTTTAATTTTACCTTCCACCAGCACGCCGGCGTTTTCCTCGCCCAGCAAGACGTCCTGCGCCTGCTGCAAGTTGCCCAGGGTAGCCGACAAGCCCCACGTCATCAGGTCTTCCTGCCAGCGGCGCAAACGGGCCAGGGCCAGCTGCACCTGCACGCCGCGCTTGCTGCCCATCAATTCGTGCCACTCGTCGACGATCACGGTTTCCAGCAGGCTGAAACGTTCCCGGGCGTCCGCCTGGCTCAGCATCAGGGACAGGCTTTCCGGCGTCGTGACGAGCACCTCGGGCCAGGCCTTCGCCTGCCGCGCCCGCTGCGCGGCGCTCGTGTCGCCCGTGCGCGCCTCGATGCGCCAGCCGGGAGCGAGCTCCGCACCCGAGGCTTGCAGCGCGCGCACGGTGTCGGCGGCCAGTGCCCGCATGGGCGTGATCCACAGCACGCGCAAGCCGTGCTTTCTCCCCTTGCGCGCCAGCCGCTCGGCGCGCAGCAAGGCGCCGAACCACACGGCATACGTCTTGCCGGAACCCGTGCTCGCATGCAGCAGGCCGGAGCGACCCTGCGCGCCAGCACGCCAGACGGCGCGCTGGAACGGAAACACCGTCCAGCCGCGCGTGACAAACCACGCATCGATGCGCTGCGCCGGCGTGCTCATCGCTTGCTCATGTGGTCTGGGCCAGCATGGCCTTCAGGGTGGCCAGCGTGTCCGCGTCGGCGATGGCCTTGTCTTCGCGCCGGCGCAGGATGCGGGGAAAGCGCACGGCGATGCCCGCCTTGTGGCGGCTCGACGCAGCGATGCCTTCAAAACCGATCTCGAACACCATCGTCGGCCGCACGCTGCGCACGGGACCGAATTTTTCTATCGTCGTCTTGCGGATGGCGGCATCGACCTGGCCGATCTCCGCATCCGTGAGGCCGGAATACGCCTTGGCGAACGGCACCAGCTTGCGTTCTTCACCGCCCTCCTCATCCGTGTCACTGTCCCAGACGGCAAAGGTGTAGTCCGTGTACAGCGACGCGCGCCGGCCGTGGCCCGCCTGGGCGTAGATCAGCACGGCGTCGATGGCATACGGGTCGATCTTCCACTTCCACCAGGTGCCCACGTCCTTCGTGCGGCCCACGCCATACGCGGCCGACATAGCCTTGAGCATCAAGCCTTCCACGCCGCGCGCCCGCGATTCGCTGCGGATGGCCGCCAGCGCCTCCCAGCTTGCCGCCTCGATGCGCGGCGACAGGCGCAGCGCGGGAGAATTCACGCCGGCCACCACGGTTTCCAGCAGCGCGCGGCGCTCCAGCTGGGGCAGCTGGCGGACATCGACGCCATCGATTTCCAGCACATCGTAGGCCACCAGTACGGCAGGCAGCTCGGTCAGCAGCTTGGGCGACACCGTCTTGCGGCCCATGCGTTGCTGCAAATCGGCAAATGGCGCAGGCACGTCACCCGGCTGCCAGATGAGGATTTCGCCATCGAGCACGGTCCCCTCGGGCAAGGCCAGCTGCGCCAGTTCGGGAAAGCGCTCCGTGATCAATTCCTCGCCGCGCGACCACAGCCAGTTCACGCCCTCGCGGCGCAGCAACTGGGCGCGCATGCCGTCGTATTTCCATTCGGCCAGCCAGTCGCCGATGCCGCCCAGCGTCTCCGGCCCCGCCTGCAAGGGGTGCGCGAGGAAAAAGGGGTAAGGCTGGCCGCCGCGCAGCGCATGTTCGCCCTCCGACTGCGCGGCGATCAGTTTGAGAAAGCCCGCGCCCGTGGGGCTGACCTTGCCA
This genomic interval carries:
- a CDS encoding DUF2271 domain-containing protein, encoding MKLRYSLALGLPLIGTSAMAADLALKIEIPQLNVAEYHRPYVAAWLETADQKVVGNLTVLYDVKKKDKAGEKWLKDMRQWWRKSGRDLAMPVDGVSGATRAPGEHTLTFPGAKALLDKLPAGEYQVVVEAAREAGGRELVRVPFQWPLKSAQSVPAKGKEELGNVVVQLKP
- a CDS encoding PepSY-associated TM helix domain-containing protein, whose protein sequence is MANAGAADKAKNNASRAVWLKNLHQWHWISSALCLLGMFLFAITGITLNHAGQIESKPAITRQKAALPAPLVTQLAAYAAKHDGANAPMPAAAEAWLKQQWSLNAGGRPAEWSLDEVYLPLPKAGGDAWVRIGLEDGAAEYELTDRGWVSWLNDVHKGRNTGVAWSWFIDIFAGACIVFCLTGLLILKFHAANRPFTWPMVGLGILIPCAIALLFIH
- a CDS encoding pyridoxamine 5'-phosphate oxidase family protein, translating into MQAYSSEQLASIAAKIKDVKFGMLTTSDDMRTLTSRPLTQQQVDKEGQIWFFVSDEAAYTRDLLNNPQVNVSFVDTGDSLYVSVCGHAQLLKDRAKAEELWNPLVKAWFPGGLDDPKLSLIKVTIQSAEYWDSSASKMMQFYEMAKAAITGEPPKDLGEHGRVDL
- a CDS encoding KGG domain-containing protein, whose translation is MATSSDNKQQGSKTSSSSSGGNKQSDTSKRGFASMDPAQQREIASEGGRAAHEKGTAHEFTSEEARRAGSQSHKNDASRQSATSSSGSRDNASMNQEGNRDSGNKQSGGSGSSSGSRNKQ
- the pdeM gene encoding ligase-associated DNA damage response endonuclease PdeM, encoding MSGPQQAHCVVELAGEILWLLAHKAVYWPARRMLVIADIHFGKAAAFRALGVPVPRGTTTQNLLALDVLLASYACEEIVFLGDFLHARAAHGAATVAAMLAWRARHPDVRLTVVRGNHDAHAGDPAAALGISMVDEPHQVGNLSFCHHPDTAAPGYVLAGHVHPVFHLRAERGGLRLPCFLLGQHRAILPSFGAFTGGHAVRPAAGERVYVTADAAIFALPANC
- a CDS encoding ligase-associated DNA damage response DEXH box helicase, coding for MSTPAQRIDAWFVTRGWTVFPFQRAVWRAGAQGRSGLLHASTGSGKTYAVWFGALLRAERLARKGRKHGLRVLWITPMRALAADTVRALQASGAELAPGWRIEARTGDTSAAQRARQAKAWPEVLVTTPESLSLMLSQADARERFSLLETVIVDEWHELMGSKRGVQVQLALARLRRWQEDLMTWGLSATLGNLQQAQDVLLGEENAGVLVEGKIKKRILVDSLIPVNPTRFPWGGHLGIQMLQPLIAEIEGSATTLVFTNTRSQAELWYQHLLDARPDWAGLIALHHGSLDREVREWVEQHLKTGELKVVVCTSSLDLGVDFLPVERVLQVGSAKGIARLVQRAGRSGHAPGRISRVTLVPTNSLELLEAAAARAALAQGHLEARPVPDKPLDVLVQHLVTIALGGGFQSAQLYEEVRAAWSYRHLTLDEWQWALDFVARGGQSLTVYPEYRRVLPDDEGVYRVPDVALARRHRMSIGTIVSEAAIQVKFLGGARIGSIEESFIARLKQGDHFLFGGRILEFVRVHEMTAYVRRATGSRGAVPRWQGGKMPLSSELAHAVLDQLQLAQEGKASGPEMRALAPLLAIQQAWSSLPTRASLLLETLSSREGQHLFVYPFAGRSVHLGLASLLAYRIARVQPATLSIAVNDYGFELLGADDIDYAPLLTAASGADIALFSTDNLLEDVLASLNATELSQRRFREIARIAGLVFQGYPGQPKSARQLQASSSLFFEVFRKHDAANLLLTQAQREVLEQELELTRLRATLRELHGRQISLQALERASPFAFGLMVERFREQLTTEKLSDRVARLVSALEKAAA
- a CDS encoding ATP-dependent DNA ligase; translated protein: MRDFARLYAELDETTSTSRKLAALQAYFRGASPDNAAWAVYFLAGGKPRQAVPTRLLREYATERAGLDAWLFDEAYHAVGDLAETIALILPAPARRSDIGLAEWVEQRIAPLRGAAPDAIRADLLAYWDELETRERFLLLKLIGGGFRVGVSKLLVTRALASIAAVDSKLIAQRLMGWTDGKVSPTGAGFLKLIAAQSEGEHALRGGQPYPFFLAHPLQAGPETLGGIGDWLAEWKYDGMRAQLLRREGVNWLWSRGEELITERFPELAQLALPEGTVLDGEILIWQPGDVPAPFADLQQRMGRKTVSPKLLTELPAVLVAYDVLEIDGVDVRQLPQLERRALLETVVAGVNSPALRLSPRIEAASWEALAAIRSESRARGVEGLMLKAMSAAYGVGRTKDVGTWWKWKIDPYAIDAVLIYAQAGHGRRASLYTDYTFAVWDSDTDEEGGEERKLVPFAKAYSGLTDAEIGQVDAAIRKTTIEKFGPVRSVRPTMVFEIGFEGIAASSRHKAGIAVRFPRILRRREDKAIADADTLATLKAMLAQTT